CTTATGGTAAAAGAGATGCTCAGTAGTAACTTTTAGTCCTCAATCTGGAGTCTTAGCTTCAATTCTGAAATTCTAGGACACTGTGAAGTAGCACTATGTTAGATGCTTTCTCCAATTTATTGCAACCTTAAATGACACTGAAACCTTAAATGACACTTTCTCCAATTTATTGCAACCTAAAATGacactgatatttttttccttattacaaGTAAGGTAACTATGGCTTACAAAGAATAGTCTATCCAATGTCATTGACGTGGTGTCAAATGGCAGATTTTGTACCCTTGCCTACTTCCAAACCTATGTGTGATTATTTTCTATTACGTGTCCACATAAATCACCAGAAACACTCATCTCAGATATCATCAAGGATGAGATCCTAATAGAATTCACCATGCTTGTGAGCTCTAGATCAGCACATTTTGGAAAGTGAGTTGAAAGTGAATTACAGTTCTCAGTAATTCTAGTTGAGTAGGACTACGGAaggggaagaataaaaatagctCTCCTTAACTAAAGTTTCTGCAAAAGTTTTTACTCATTGACCTATGAGTACATCTTCATGCCTATTACACTTTCTGTATAGGAAATACTTACTTAATAGGTTTTCGGTTCAGAAGATATTTTACGGCAGCTTTTACATCCTTGTTCCTCAAGCTATAGATTATAGGATTTAGCATGGGGGTCACTACCCCATAAAACAGGGAAATGAGCTTGTCTGAAGTTTGAAACTTGTCTTCTCCAGGCAATTCTTGAGACTTGGGCTTGGCGTACATGAAGAAGATGGTACCATAAAATATGATCACTACAGTCAGATGTGCTGAGCAGGTGGAAAAGGCTTTGCGTCTCCCTGTGGCTGAGTTCATTCTCAAGATGGTATAAAGGATGAgcatataggagaaaaaaatgaccagCAACGGAAGAACCAGGAATGCCATATTCGATATCACCATGGTGATAATATTGAGGGATATGTCAGCACAAGCTAGCTTAAGGATAGCTAATATTTCACATGTGAAATGATTGACAATATTATTCCCACAGAAAGGCAATCGCATGGCAAGAGATGTTTGTACAATTGAGTTGATACCACCAGAGAGCCATGACACAGAAGCCATTAGTATATATACCACCTTGCTCATGATGAGAGGGTATCTCAGAGGGTTACAGATGGCTACATAGCGATCAAAAGCCATCATGCCAAGGAGCAAACACTCTGTGGATCCCATTACAAACCCAATGAACATCTGTACTGTGCATCCGGAGAAGGatatgttccttttctttgaaattaagCTCACCAAAGTTGAGGGAACAGAGGAAGATGTATAGCAGATGTCCAGGAAAGAAAGGTTGcccaggaagaagtacatgggggtgtgaaGACGGGAATCAAAGATGCTTGCTATGATCAGAACACCGTTGCCAATCAGAATCACTAGATACATTACTAAAATTAGAACAAAGTAAATGATCTCAAGTTTTGGGTAACCagagagtcccagaagaagaaattctgatGTAAATGTCTGATTAATTTTATCCATGTCATCTGCTTTCAGGATGTCAAGCGaagatcaaaaacaaaatatattcactGCCAAGAAACAAATGTTACAAATTACCTGAAcaatccattttttaatatggtgtTATAAGGAGTGTTTGCTTGAAGCTCTGACATCCAGTCAGCTTCAACAATGTGTGTGACTAGGAATCAGTGAAATCGGGAATGACAGGAGTGCTGATGCCCACTGATAATATGCAAAGCTCTACCTATGACCAGACAAACATACAGAAGAAACCTTTCCTGCTGTTGACATGTTGCTGTGTGTCAAGGTTTCCAAAACTCCTGACTAATTACCAACTATGAGCCTAACTTCCTCTGCCCCAGAAAGCAAGCAGTGGAGATGGCAAAGTCTACTCAATAAGGACCAGAAATGGGGTTTAGCAATGACATCATGGTCACCAGTTCACAGCAACTCTCTATATATCTCTTTCTATGTCTGACATTATATACCTTATGTTAGCCAGTTAATTGTGCATTTTAtagacatttaataataatattgaatattgaatagcataaaataaaatttaatgtctaTTTAAATATAGTTAGTTGTTGATCTCATATTCCAGCCCCCTCTTAGTATTTTATGTGACTGTTCCTAGGACAAGACAACTGCAGAGATCAACTCTGCATGAATGTCACAATCTTTGGAGGACATTACATAgtctctaacttattttattcTGTAACTTCACAGTGTATCTTGACTTGTTTAAGTCAACCTAAGAAAATAGTAATAAGgtttaaatatttactatgtaatcatatatgtgtgtatatgcatcaCTGTATGCTTTACAAAATATAATCATTCTTTACATTAGCcccattttttccaaatataaaagaTGGAGCTTTTCCAGAGTTAACCAgatagcaaataataaaatgaagctcAAGGCTCAGATCAAGTCTgttcacaggggtgcctggctaatTCAGtagatagagcatgtgacttttgatctcagggtcatgagttcaagccccacgatggacatagagattctttaaaaaaaaaaagtctaattcaTAGCTTTACTGGTTTTCATATACATACGAGTCATCCAGGTATCCTGAAAAATTTTAGATTCTGTTTTAGAGTTCAGGGCAATTCCTGAGATTCTCCATTTCTCCTAAGTCGACAGGTGATACTTATGCAAAGGTCTTAAAAGCCCTTGAGTAGCAAGGGTTTAATCTACACTGAATTGACAGAATATCCAGATTTTTCTGATctaaactgattttcttttgccttattaTGGATTGGAATGCCAATCCTTTTGTGTTTTACAGAAAGCTTCAAATTCGTATCATGTTGTTAtagtcttttaagaaaaaattattaaaagacatattttgaaaaaaagcaGTTTAAACTTGTCCCAGACCACTATAATAGctttagaatatttagaatattactGACAGCCTACCTTAAACCTAGTAGGTTGGATAGTCAACCTACTATTCAAGCACAGTAAGGATAAACTAAAGAATAATGTAAAGTGTCTGCCATTATAAAGCTCAAAATTCAGTTAGGGATATAGGAAAAGCACACATGAAAACATAtcataaatataattacattatgGAGTTTGAGTGAAAATTACCAATTTTCCCATAAGGAAGAAGTTTACGAGAAATAAATCATGCAAGGGAGAAGTTGGGAAGTGTTTCAGACTTGGGCCAGATCTGGTAGCATGGGAATTAGAAAGGTTTGGAAGAAAAGAGGGTAAGTGGGGTACCCCAAAAGTGAGAAGTTGAGTCAAAGTTAGGAGTAAATAGAGCACAACATTTTTGGACAAGGAAGTTTCTGTGGAGGGGTGGTGGCAAGCACATCTGAAAAGAAAAGCATAGCAGATACACAGAGAGTCTCTAAAGTTGGGCAGAGAACTTGCCATTTCTTTTGGTAAGGAAAGGGTCCATCATTACAAAGCACAGAGCATGGGTTGAGGGCTTAGATCCTCTGGTATTAGTACTCTCCAAAAATTGCTATCATACTATGATTTTATGAGAGTTTTTATCAGAAATGTAACACAGAATTAAGGTATGTAGATTAATGGGATTGTCACTAATTACCAACTTGATGTGAAAACTGATCTTTCCAGAATCACCACCAGATTTGACATGGGGCAAAATCACAAATTTAGGCTTCCCATGCTTCCCATGGGCTAAGAGTGTTGAGAATTTCAGCAGAGCCACTCTTTCCCCACTCTACCACTTCATTTGTCATGGGACAGTAGTTGGGAAAATTACTGTAGAACAGGTATTACTTAGAGCCAGCAGTCCAACTCACAAAAGTCCAACTCAAACAAATTCTCAgtacataaaaattttagttaagAATACACAATAGAAATATTTCAACTCTGAAGAGAAAGACAAGGGAatataaaaatctcaattttagggtgcctgcatggctcagttggttgtgtctgccttcagctcaggtcacaatctctgggtcctgggatggagccccacaatccctctccctctgcccaccactcccctgcttggatgcatgctctctctctgtcagacaaataaataaatctttaaaaaataaaaaataataaaatctcaattTTAGAGTTGAAAAAATAGCCATAAAGagattgttaattttcttttttttcagcttcAGTCCAGAACAtaaagggggaaagaaggaggaatgggagaggaagaaagatctttatttcatttatgtagcCAACTCTTATTTCAGGATCCTATGTGCCTTGAAATTGGCTCAGTTGGAATAATGAGCAGAGGAATGATCCAAAGCCCATTATCTTTACATTAGTAATATGACTAACCAGTATCATTAAAATTGCATAGAAATTATCAACAGAAGGGAATGCTTAGCAAAAACTAGAAATATTGGGGTCACAAAAACAAATTGACTATATTCATTCAACAGTGCCCAGAGAGAAGGGTCAATTATTCTACACTACTTCTTATAATAAATCAAAATTCTCCCAAGATCAGAAATTGGTCAGAGGATGCACTGGATAAGGGACATGAGCACTCTAATCAACCTAGTCACTAAcgcaaaaaaagaagaaaacagcaagaCACTGCATTACTAGGCTACATGGAGATGTTCCAGGTAGGACCCAAAGGTCCAGGCCTGGAAAACCTGTTGGCTTCCTGTTCCAGACAACTTCCAGACAACGCATCTGAGGCCACCTAAATGCCTCTCCCAGCCTTTCCCTCCTGGGCAGGAAACCCCTCACTAATTCAAACCCTTCTTGAGCCAGGCTTGTCTTGCTCAAGACAAGCTCAAGTAGCTTGTCTTGCTACATTTGCTCCCAGCTCTCTCTAAACTGGTTATCTTGTTATATTGTGAGATAAGAAGAGACACAGGAGAAGGACCTTGTCTGTCTAGATCATCCCTCTAACACCTAAACCTAACACA
This DNA window, taken from Lutra lutra chromosome 13, mLutLut1.2, whole genome shotgun sequence, encodes the following:
- the LOC125083544 gene encoding olfactory receptor 13C3, producing MDKINQTFTSEFLLLGLSGYPKLEIIYFVLILVMYLVILIGNGVLIIASIFDSRLHTPMYFFLGNLSFLDICYTSSSVPSTLVSLISKKRNISFSGCTVQMFIGFVMGSTECLLLGMMAFDRYVAICNPLRYPLIMSKVVYILMASVSWLSGGINSIVQTSLAMRLPFCGNNIVNHFTCEILAILKLACADISLNIITMVISNMAFLVLPLLVIFFSYMLILYTILRMNSATGRRKAFSTCSAHLTVVIIFYGTIFFMYAKPKSQELPGEDKFQTSDKLISLFYGVVTPMLNPIIYSLRNKDVKAAVKYLLNRKPIK